A stretch of the Arthrobacter stackebrandtii genome encodes the following:
- a CDS encoding class C sortase — protein MGDASVRRPPHSCFCRAKPFQQHSNALVQDGTSMSIFLQPGPGPDSVWEPEPEQTPSPRRRSSAALRGFNALLVLGALAGGIVFSYPLAAPWIADSIQADAVVKYEQQNSEIDPQARQRLLAAAHEYNSHLPSGPLRDPYVINERGEAVNMEEGREQYQQQLAINPDDPAAPMARLVVPGLGLDLPVYHGTDEETLTRGVGHFYGSGLPVGGAGNHAVLSAHSGYVNSTLFNDLPSMKLGDTFTLTVLGEVLTYKVDNIATVLPNESELLRQVPGKDYVTLLTCTPRYVNTHRLLVRGERIQTEDAEAKVAQSQLVSAPDPGLPWWVLIALGPATLTLLLLIRPAPHPLGGMRHIQRNG, from the coding sequence GTGGGCGACGCATCCGTGCGCCGCCCACCGCACAGCTGTTTCTGCCGTGCAAAGCCGTTCCAGCAGCACTCGAATGCACTAGTACAAGATGGCACATCAATGAGTATTTTTCTTCAACCAGGCCCGGGACCAGACTCCGTTTGGGAGCCGGAACCGGAGCAAACGCCGAGCCCGCGCCGCCGCAGTTCCGCGGCCTTACGCGGGTTTAATGCCCTTCTGGTGCTGGGGGCCCTGGCCGGGGGAATTGTCTTTTCCTACCCGCTGGCGGCTCCATGGATAGCCGATTCCATCCAGGCCGACGCGGTTGTCAAGTATGAGCAGCAAAACTCCGAGATCGACCCGCAAGCCCGCCAGCGGCTGCTTGCTGCTGCACATGAATACAATTCCCACCTGCCCAGCGGACCGCTCCGCGACCCATACGTCATCAATGAACGCGGTGAAGCGGTCAACATGGAAGAGGGCCGCGAACAGTACCAGCAACAGCTCGCGATAAATCCCGACGATCCCGCAGCACCCATGGCGCGACTGGTGGTTCCCGGGTTGGGCCTTGACCTGCCCGTCTACCACGGAACCGATGAAGAAACTCTGACGCGCGGGGTCGGGCACTTTTACGGTTCCGGACTGCCCGTGGGTGGTGCAGGAAACCACGCGGTTCTGAGTGCGCACTCCGGATACGTCAACTCGACCCTGTTCAATGACCTGCCCTCGATGAAGCTGGGCGACACCTTCACCCTGACGGTGCTGGGGGAGGTGCTGACATACAAAGTCGACAACATAGCGACAGTCCTTCCCAATGAATCTGAGCTGTTGCGACAGGTGCCCGGCAAGGATTACGTGACACTCCTGACGTGCACACCGCGGTACGTGAACACGCACCGGCTGTTGGTCCGCGGCGAGCGGATACAGACGGAGGATGCCGAGGCGAAAGTCGCTCAAAGCCAGCTGGTCAGCGCCCCCGATCCAGGCCTGCCTTGGTGGGTCTTGATTGCGCTGGGGCCAGCCACGCTCACGCTCCTTTTGCTCATCCGACCCGCACCGCACCCCCTCGGTGGCATGCGTCACATTCAAAGGAATGGTTGA
- a CDS encoding SpaH/EbpB family LPXTG-anchored major pilin has protein sequence MNSSFTRRWRNTLAITAIAALTAIGFASPAAAAPTIDPGATGSLTIHKRVNPAGVLTPGNGLEDPAAPGGPLAGINFDLQSIGNVDLLTTAGWTAAGAFAQDPSTIPAGDLGTAVSGTTTAPDGSYTFGNLDIGAYLVTERLTPAQVDSGISGASPFVVTIPITDPDNLDNWVYDVHVYPKNHQTEPTKTVDDGPNSTYQVGDLIDWTISAQVPSQATDAYAFKDELVANLEIPASVADNIEVAIGGTALVTADYTFSYDAAGGNVLTVELTAAGLAKLNAVAGGTQNIALTITTKVVSLPANGIIENEGIIFPNSGYPISGPGVVTPPVESKFGAINVLKVDASDDAKFLADAEFKVFKSEADAQAYAADPTGNAALPLKAQENGAGALVETFTTGTNGEVSIFGLRASNWQDGVELTDPATFQNYWLLETKAPQGYVLSTAPFGPITVAYNSAAPTVLPFGDLNVPNVEKTELPLTGGTIATGIFFLAGALILGGIALLVVRSRKRGAMA, from the coding sequence GTGAATTCCTCATTCACGCGTCGCTGGCGGAATACGCTCGCGATCACCGCCATCGCCGCTCTCACGGCCATTGGCTTCGCCAGCCCGGCGGCCGCCGCCCCGACGATTGACCCAGGTGCGACCGGCAGTCTCACCATCCACAAGCGGGTCAACCCGGCGGGAGTCCTGACCCCGGGCAATGGGCTGGAAGACCCCGCCGCCCCGGGAGGCCCGCTGGCGGGCATCAACTTTGACCTACAGTCCATCGGCAATGTTGACCTGCTCACGACCGCAGGTTGGACGGCAGCAGGCGCGTTTGCGCAGGACCCAAGCACCATCCCGGCCGGGGACCTCGGCACTGCCGTCTCGGGGACCACGACAGCCCCCGATGGCAGCTACACGTTTGGCAACCTGGACATTGGCGCCTACCTCGTCACCGAGCGGCTGACGCCTGCCCAGGTCGACAGCGGCATCTCCGGCGCGTCACCCTTCGTCGTGACCATCCCGATCACGGATCCGGACAACCTGGACAACTGGGTGTATGACGTCCACGTTTACCCCAAAAACCACCAGACCGAACCCACGAAGACCGTCGATGACGGCCCGAACTCGACCTACCAGGTCGGCGACCTGATCGACTGGACCATCTCGGCCCAAGTCCCCTCGCAGGCAACAGATGCCTACGCCTTCAAGGACGAACTGGTTGCCAACCTCGAGATCCCGGCGAGCGTCGCAGACAACATTGAGGTAGCCATTGGTGGAACCGCACTTGTGACTGCCGACTACACGTTCAGCTACGACGCGGCGGGCGGCAACGTCCTCACCGTGGAGCTCACTGCGGCCGGCCTGGCCAAGCTCAATGCTGTGGCAGGCGGCACCCAGAACATTGCACTGACGATCACCACTAAGGTTGTGTCCCTGCCGGCAAACGGCATCATCGAGAACGAGGGCATCATCTTCCCGAACTCGGGCTACCCGATTTCGGGTCCGGGCGTTGTGACTCCGCCGGTGGAGTCCAAGTTCGGTGCGATCAACGTCCTGAAGGTTGATGCATCCGACGACGCGAAGTTCCTTGCAGATGCTGAATTCAAGGTCTTCAAGAGTGAAGCCGACGCACAGGCATACGCCGCTGATCCAACGGGGAACGCCGCCCTCCCGCTGAAGGCGCAGGAAAACGGCGCCGGCGCCCTGGTCGAGACGTTCACGACGGGCACCAACGGTGAAGTTTCGATCTTCGGCCTGCGCGCCTCCAACTGGCAGGACGGCGTGGAGCTGACTGATCCGGCAACCTTCCAGAACTACTGGCTGCTGGAGACAAAGGCGCCCCAGGGCTACGTGCTCTCGACGGCTCCGTTTGGGCCGATCACGGTGGCGTACAACAGCGCAGCGCCGACAGTCCTGCCGTTTGGCGACCTGAACGTGCCCAACGTTGAAAAGACCGAACTGCCGCTTACCGGTGGAACCATTGCAACCGGCATCTTCTTCCTTGCCGGAGCCCTGATCCTCGGCGGCATTGCGCTGCTGGTTGTCCGCTCACGCAAGCGTGGAGCCATGGCATAA
- a CDS encoding NPCBM/NEW2 domain-containing protein, giving the protein MAVGTVPALAVSGAGLAPAAAADAGTPISASSIKPEVGVDANGSTLGAIASFSQADNVVTLVPAKGAVRVTFLDDGNFRLEATPTGTFTDPANTPESPADPTRIADIVVGADQFKKGSVTVTDSGGVITMATATVKLEANKASGAFTLRRADGTVVWQESSALSFGSDTTTQHLEPIAGEQFLGGGMQNGRVVHTGSTINISNNFNWADGGHPNAAPYYMTSAGYGVLRNTFAPGSYTFTQNETTTHREKRFDAYYFVGDYKQSLDGYTKLTGRPNLPPVYGLEYGDADCYNRSNPGYSSSGYGEGDTPKQVTFDAVQTAKAFKDNDMPAGWMLVNDGYGCEYTPDPAGYDKDAPYDPVNPDKGLGGTVKAIKAEADLKTGLWTQRSLTNQESEVGNDGIALRKLDVAWVGAGYRLALTGCESAKSGIESYSDGRANTLMVEGWAGSQRCGVQWTGDHSGNLDQGRWGVSALAGATNSGMAFTTSDVDGIFGGSAESYVRDLQWKAFAPEIYSMSGWAPTDKRPWLYGETATEINRKYLQMRQELMPYIYSLAVDASNTGVGMMRTMPLEFPNDPLSYTKEAETQFFLGRDYLVAPISNSNPVRNGIVLPAGSQWVDYWTGAVYEGGQILNGYSAPLETLPMFVRAGSVVPQGEIARNASLVPEDSPITVDVYPAGASSFAMNEDDKVSREYRNGATSRQEFAVTAPAKDGGDVAVTIGKRDGDYAGKAAARPYKLDVHSGSQPSAVLVGATILDKVADAAAFDAAETGWYYDAADAGGTVHVKAGAVASNATATITLKDASAVGGTDSDAKAAQVAVTLEEKVFQGQATQASAQFTNTGSNAKTDVVITPAVPEGWSVSNAKGNTVASVAPGATVQATFELTPGTEAAAGLQSIGATASYTDSKGAAREVTGSNQMYVAYGSLAGAFNNISVTTANGSFVDKLGNFDGGGATFSADQLKTAPVPAGGVSPGSTVTVDAGLPTEVNYTWPAVGADKNNAVALNGQTVALTGKGTDLAVLGSSASGPGVSPEFTITYTDGTVQKQSLYYPNWLPQGDTKGAKVAIKSMGRNSTGQASNPEYTSTGYQIYSGTLRLLPAKELASVQLPIAENVKIFDWQVVDFPLPTAPDADAFASDLEPVSATNGYGVIGWDVVNKDSAGSPDVPLTIIDKTDPAKPVTNTYEKGLGVHAPSNVQFYTGGQCTSFSSFVGLEGAFGGKIIFTIVGDGKVLYQSRTFTSGFAPEHPVVDLTGVSYVELKVDPISAGAINGAHGVWGDAKFSCGAPAPVDETAPVTTATIAPAEPAASGWYTTAPAVTLAAADESGVELTEYKIGEGPWTEYTGTVTLPEGVNGFSYRSRDTAGNLEEAKAAAEFKVDTQAPTVSAAVDADARTVTVEAADSGSGIATVEYSTDGGATWQAYAAAIQAGDDGVSVAYRATDHAGLAAASAADAVVAPVDTPAPPAPVVDAPAKAAPGETVTVQFTGLAAGAKYALWTNAKPGKSAAVGDLKLADVTAGANGSATVDITLPKSLSNGMHTLLLQQGGTVVANSAIVVNKGKGGR; this is encoded by the coding sequence ATGGCCGTTGGAACTGTGCCGGCACTCGCAGTGTCCGGGGCCGGACTGGCACCGGCCGCGGCAGCGGACGCGGGAACCCCCATCTCGGCCTCAAGCATCAAGCCGGAAGTGGGGGTGGACGCCAACGGGAGTACCCTCGGCGCCATCGCCTCATTCAGCCAGGCCGACAACGTCGTCACCCTGGTCCCGGCCAAGGGCGCCGTCCGCGTCACCTTCCTCGACGACGGAAACTTCCGTCTCGAAGCCACCCCCACGGGAACTTTCACCGACCCTGCCAACACTCCGGAGTCCCCGGCGGACCCCACCCGCATCGCTGACATCGTGGTGGGGGCGGACCAGTTCAAGAAGGGCTCCGTCACGGTCACCGATTCCGGCGGCGTGATCACCATGGCCACTGCAACGGTCAAGCTGGAAGCCAACAAGGCCAGCGGGGCCTTCACGCTCAGGCGTGCCGACGGCACCGTCGTATGGCAGGAGTCCTCGGCACTGAGCTTTGGTTCCGACACCACCACCCAGCACCTCGAGCCCATCGCCGGGGAGCAGTTCCTGGGCGGCGGCATGCAGAACGGCCGCGTGGTCCACACGGGATCCACCATCAACATCTCCAACAACTTCAACTGGGCGGACGGCGGCCACCCCAACGCCGCCCCCTACTACATGACGAGCGCCGGCTATGGCGTGCTGCGCAACACCTTCGCGCCCGGCTCCTACACGTTCACCCAGAACGAGACCACCACACACCGCGAAAAGCGTTTTGACGCCTACTACTTTGTCGGCGACTACAAGCAGAGCCTGGACGGCTACACCAAGCTGACAGGCCGGCCCAACCTGCCTCCCGTCTACGGCCTGGAGTACGGCGACGCCGACTGCTACAACCGCTCAAACCCGGGATATTCGTCGTCCGGCTATGGTGAGGGCGACACCCCCAAACAGGTCACCTTCGACGCCGTCCAGACGGCCAAGGCGTTCAAGGACAACGACATGCCGGCCGGCTGGATGCTGGTCAACGACGGCTACGGCTGTGAATACACGCCGGACCCGGCAGGCTACGACAAGGACGCCCCCTACGATCCGGTCAACCCGGACAAGGGCCTCGGCGGGACCGTGAAGGCCATCAAGGCCGAGGCGGACCTGAAGACCGGCCTGTGGACGCAGCGCTCACTCACCAACCAGGAATCCGAGGTCGGCAACGACGGCATTGCCCTGCGCAAGCTCGACGTCGCCTGGGTCGGTGCCGGCTACCGCCTGGCCCTGACCGGCTGCGAAAGCGCCAAGTCCGGCATCGAAAGCTATTCCGACGGCCGCGCCAACACCCTCATGGTCGAGGGCTGGGCCGGCTCCCAGCGTTGCGGCGTGCAGTGGACAGGCGACCACTCCGGCAACCTGGACCAGGGCCGCTGGGGTGTTTCGGCGCTGGCCGGCGCCACGAACTCGGGGATGGCCTTCACCACTTCGGACGTGGACGGCATCTTCGGCGGCAGCGCCGAAAGCTACGTCCGCGACCTGCAGTGGAAGGCCTTCGCCCCGGAAATCTACTCCATGAGCGGCTGGGCGCCCACCGACAAGCGCCCGTGGCTCTACGGCGAGACCGCCACGGAGATCAACCGCAAGTACCTGCAGATGCGCCAGGAGCTCATGCCCTACATCTACTCGCTGGCGGTTGACGCCAGCAACACCGGCGTGGGCATGATGCGCACCATGCCGCTGGAGTTCCCCAACGACCCGCTCTCCTACACCAAGGAAGCCGAGACGCAGTTCTTCCTGGGCCGCGACTACCTGGTCGCACCCATCTCCAACAGCAACCCTGTCCGCAACGGAATCGTGCTCCCGGCAGGGTCACAGTGGGTCGACTACTGGACCGGCGCCGTCTACGAAGGCGGCCAGATCCTGAACGGCTACAGCGCCCCCCTGGAGACGCTGCCCATGTTTGTCCGGGCAGGATCCGTGGTGCCGCAGGGCGAGATTGCCCGCAACGCCTCGCTCGTCCCGGAGGACTCACCCATCACGGTTGACGTCTACCCTGCAGGTGCCTCCTCATTCGCCATGAATGAGGACGACAAGGTCAGCCGAGAATACCGCAACGGCGCCACCAGCCGGCAGGAATTCGCCGTCACCGCACCCGCCAAGGACGGCGGCGACGTCGCCGTCACCATTGGCAAGCGCGACGGCGACTACGCCGGCAAGGCTGCCGCCCGCCCCTACAAGCTGGACGTCCACAGCGGCTCGCAGCCGTCGGCCGTGCTGGTCGGGGCCACCATCCTGGACAAGGTCGCCGACGCTGCAGCCTTCGACGCCGCCGAGACGGGCTGGTACTACGACGCCGCCGACGCGGGCGGCACGGTGCATGTGAAGGCCGGGGCTGTTGCCTCCAACGCAACCGCAACGATCACGCTCAAGGATGCATCCGCCGTCGGCGGCACCGATTCAGACGCCAAGGCCGCACAGGTGGCAGTGACGCTGGAGGAGAAGGTCTTCCAGGGCCAGGCAACGCAGGCCTCGGCACAGTTCACCAACACCGGATCCAATGCCAAGACCGACGTGGTCATCACACCCGCCGTCCCCGAAGGCTGGAGCGTCAGCAACGCCAAGGGCAACACCGTGGCCTCGGTGGCTCCGGGCGCCACGGTCCAGGCAACATTTGAACTGACACCCGGCACGGAGGCTGCGGCCGGGCTGCAGAGCATCGGTGCCACCGCGAGCTACACCGACTCCAAGGGCGCGGCCCGGGAAGTCACCGGTTCCAACCAGATGTACGTTGCGTACGGCTCACTCGCCGGAGCGTTCAACAATATCTCCGTCACGACCGCCAACGGCTCGTTTGTTGACAAGCTGGGCAACTTCGACGGCGGCGGCGCCACGTTCAGCGCCGACCAGCTCAAGACCGCCCCGGTTCCGGCCGGCGGCGTAAGCCCCGGTTCCACGGTAACCGTGGACGCGGGCCTGCCCACCGAGGTCAACTACACCTGGCCTGCCGTGGGTGCGGACAAGAACAACGCGGTGGCCCTCAACGGCCAGACCGTTGCCCTCACCGGCAAGGGAACCGACCTGGCAGTACTTGGTTCCTCCGCATCCGGCCCCGGCGTCAGCCCGGAATTCACCATCACCTACACCGACGGCACCGTCCAGAAGCAGAGCCTGTACTATCCCAACTGGCTGCCGCAGGGCGACACCAAGGGCGCCAAGGTGGCCATCAAGTCCATGGGCCGCAACAGCACCGGACAGGCCAGCAACCCCGAGTACACGAGCACCGGCTACCAGATCTACTCCGGCACCCTGCGCCTGCTGCCCGCCAAGGAACTGGCGTCCGTGCAGCTGCCCATTGCCGAAAACGTGAAGATCTTCGACTGGCAGGTGGTGGACTTCCCGCTGCCGACGGCCCCGGATGCGGACGCCTTCGCCTCCGACCTGGAACCTGTCAGCGCCACCAACGGCTACGGCGTCATCGGCTGGGACGTGGTCAACAAGGACTCGGCCGGCTCGCCGGACGTCCCGCTGACCATCATCGACAAGACGGATCCGGCCAAGCCGGTCACCAACACCTATGAAAAGGGCCTGGGCGTTCACGCGCCGTCCAACGTCCAGTTCTACACGGGCGGGCAGTGCACCAGCTTCTCGAGTTTCGTCGGCCTGGAAGGTGCGTTCGGCGGCAAGATCATCTTCACCATCGTCGGCGACGGCAAGGTCCTCTACCAGAGCCGCACCTTCACGAGCGGCTTCGCCCCGGAGCACCCTGTGGTGGACCTGACGGGCGTCTCCTATGTTGAGCTGAAGGTCGACCCAATCTCCGCCGGCGCCATCAACGGCGCCCACGGCGTGTGGGGCGATGCCAAGTTCAGCTGCGGCGCACCCGCCCCGGTGGATGAGACCGCACCCGTCACGACGGCGACAATCGCACCCGCCGAGCCCGCCGCATCCGGCTGGTACACCACTGCCCCGGCGGTGACGCTGGCAGCGGCGGACGAGTCCGGCGTCGAGCTTACCGAGTACAAGATCGGTGAGGGACCCTGGACCGAGTACACCGGGACGGTGACGCTCCCCGAGGGTGTCAACGGCTTCAGCTACCGCTCACGCGACACGGCCGGCAACCTCGAGGAGGCCAAGGCCGCCGCCGAGTTCAAGGTGGACACGCAGGCGCCCACGGTGTCGGCCGCGGTTGACGCCGATGCCCGCACCGTCACGGTTGAGGCCGCGGATTCCGGCTCAGGCATTGCCACGGTGGAATACTCCACCGACGGCGGCGCCACCTGGCAGGCCTACGCGGCTGCGATCCAGGCCGGGGACGACGGCGTGTCCGTCGCCTACCGCGCCACGGACCACGCAGGCCTGGCAGCAGCCTCCGCCGCGGACGCCGTCGTGGCACCGGTTGACACGCCGGCACCCCCGGCACCCGTGGTCGATGCACCCGCCAAGGCCGCACCGGGCGAAACCGTCACGGTGCAGTTCACCGGACTCGCGGCCGGGGCCAAGTACGCGCTGTGGACCAACGCCAAGCCCGGCAAGTCCGCGGCCGTGGGCGACCTCAAGCTCGCGGACGTCACGGCCGGGGCCAACGGTTCCGCAACCGTTGACATCA